One window from the genome of Labeo rohita strain BAU-BD-2019 chromosome 10, IGBB_LRoh.1.0, whole genome shotgun sequence encodes:
- the anxa4 gene encoding annexin A4: MAALGNRGTVTEASGFNPEEDAQKIYNAMKGAGTNEATIIEIIAHRTIAQRQKIKEAFKQSVGKELLDCLKSELTGNFEKVVVGLMMPAPVYDAYELKNAIKGAGTEEACLIDILASRSNAEIKQINATYLKEHGKSLEDDVCGDTSGMFQRVLVSLLTAGRDESTKVDESQAVQDAKDIYEAGEARWGTDEVKFLTVLCVRNRNHLLRVFQEYQKISGRDIEDSIKREMSGCLEDVFLAIVKCIKNRPAFFAERLYRSMKGLGTTDSVLIRIMVARAEIDMLDIKAEFLKMYGKTLHSFIKGDTSGDYRKILLELCGGEK, encoded by the exons ATGGCAGCG TTGGGCAACCGTGGAACTGTGACTGAGGCATCAGGCTTCAACCCAGAGGAAGATGCCCAGAAAATCTATAATGCTATGAAAGGAGCTG GTACCAACGAGGCGACTATCATCGAGATCATCGCTCATCGCACTATTGCACAGAGGCAGAAAATCAAGGAGGCTTTCAAACAGAGCGTGGGAAAG GAACTCCTTGACTGCTTGAAGTCAGAGCTTACTGGAAACTTTGAGAAGGTTGTGGTCGGCCTGATGATGCCCGCCCCAGTGTATGACGCGTATGAGCTGAAAAACGCCATCAAG GGTGCAGGAACAGAGGAGGCATGTCTCATCGACATCCTGGCCTCAAGAAGCAATGCTGAGATCAAGCAAATCAATGCTACTTACTTGAAAG AACACGGCAAGAGTCTTGAGGACGATGTCTGCGGAGACACGTCTGGAATGTTCCAGAGAGTTTTGGTGTCCTTACTCAcg GCTGGGCGTGACGAGAGCACCAAAGTGGACGAGTCTCAGGCTGTCCAGGATGCAAAG GACATCTACGAGGCAGGCGAAGCCCGCTGGGGAACAGATGAGGTCAAGTTCCTCACTGTGCTGTGTGTGAGGAACAGAAATCACTTACTTCGAG TGTTTCAGGAGTATCAGAAGATTTCTGGACGGGACATTGAAGACAGCATAAAGAGAGAGATGTCTGGCTGCCTGGAGGACGTATTTCTGGCAATAG TGAAATGCATTAAGAACAGGCCAGCATTTTTTGCTGAAAGGCTCTACAGGTCAATGAAG GGTTTAGGCACCACAGATAGCGTGCTGATCAGGATCATGGTGGCTCGTGCCGAGATTGATATGCTCGACATCAAAGCGGAGTTCCTGAAGATGTATGGAAAGACCCTTCACTCCTTTATAAAG GGTGACACGTCGGGCGATTACCGAAAGATCCTGTTGGAGCTGTGCGGAGGGGAAAAGTAA